The sequence below is a genomic window from Aureispira sp. CCB-E.
CTGGTATTTATCACTGGTTCCCTCGTATGTATGGTCGTTTTATGAACGAAACACTAGGAAAAATCCACTTCTGGGGAACAATGATTGGAGCGTATGCTATCTTTGGACCAATGCACTATTTAGGAATGGCTGGTGTACCTCGTCGTTACTACCGTTTTGATGGTTTTCAAGCGTTTGCTGAATTCGGTGGTATGAACGAATTTATTACAATTGCAGCTATTTTGACATTTGCTGTTCAGTTGTTGTTTGTGATCAACTTCTTCTACTCTATGTACAAAGGAAGAAAGCAAACAGAATTGAATCCTTGGGGAGCAACAACTTTAGAGTGGACAGCTCCTGTAAATGCAGGACACGGGAACTGGGAAGGAGATATTCCTCATGTATACCGTTGGCCTTATGATTTGGGACGTCACGGTAGAGAGTTTATCCTTCAAACTGAGCCTTTAGCAGAAGGTGAAGTAGATGGAGGTCATTAATAATAACGTATTTATCCAACAGCAGTTTGTTGGTGAACGACAAACTGCTGTTGGTATCTTATAAATATCAGAAAGTTGGCAACAACAAATAGTAAAACGGTAAGTACAGGAAGTTTTTTGAAACAGAAGATTAATGACTACAAACTTTTGACTAAAGTGAAATTGTCGGGGTTGGTTGTCTTTTCTGCTTGTATTACTTACATTTTGGGAGCGAGCACATTTAACTGGCAAGCCTTAGTAATACTAGGTCTTGGAGGTTTTTTTGTAACAGGAGCTGCAAATGCACTCAATCAAGTCTTGGAGAAAGACTATGATAGGTTGATGAAGCGAACAGAAAATCGTCCAATTGCTACAGGTAGAATGGAAACATCAGAAGCGGTGTTAATAGCAGGTTTGTTAAGCGTAGCAGGTTTGTTATTACTATCTTCTTTTAATCCTATGACCGCAGTTTTAGGAGCTTTATCTCTAGTTTCATATTCCTTTATTTATACACCAATGAAACGTGTTTCTCCAGTTGCAGTATGGATTGGTGCCATACCAGGAGCTTTGCCAATGGCTATTGGTTGGGTTGCTGCGGGAAACAACTTGGGACCAGAGGCTATTTTCTTATTTAGTCTTCAGTTCTTTTGGCAGTTTCCTCATTTCTGGGCGATTGCATGGGTAGCTTACAAAGATTATTCAAAGGCAGGTTTTTATTTGTTGCCTTCCAAAAAAGTAGATGGAAGAGACAAAAGTACTGCACTACAAACAATTTTTTATGCTTTGTGCTTACTTCCAATGAGCTTTTTGCCAATTTATTTTAATATTGCAGGCTATATTGCTTGTGTGGTTATGTTGATAATGGGTATCTTTTATCTAACTTATGCCATTAAATTATACTTAGAATGTAACGATCAAGCAGCTCGAAAATTGATGTTCGCGTCTTTTGCTTATTTACCAGTTGTTTTGATTGTTTTAGTTCTTGATAAAATCTAACATATGGAAATGGTTGCATCTCCAAAAAAGATAAAACGAATCCATCCCAAAAAATTTGCTTTGTGGACGGCAATGGTGAGTATGATTATGCTATTTTCAGCATTTACGAGTGCTTACTTAGTCCGAAAAGCAGCAGGGAATTGGCTTTCGTTTCCAATAGTAGAAGAGTTCTTTTATAGTACTGGAGTTATTCTGTCAAGTAGTGTTATCTTACACGTTGCATACAAAGCTTTTGTGGCAAAAAATTATGGTTTATACAAGGTTTTGTTAACAGTAGGTTTTGTATTGGGAATTTCATTTGTTGCCTTGCAATACATGGGATGGTTGGCACTGAATGACATGGGAATTTTTATCTCAACCAATCAATCTAGTAGCTTTTTCGTCTTGTTAATTGGTGCTCATGCACTGCATGTTATCGGAGGAATTACAGCCCTAATGATTAGTTGGATATATGCCTTGAAACGCAGTACTCAAGCATGGACTCCTAAAGGACAATTAAGATTAGAATTAACATTTACCTATTGGCATTTTGTCGATATTTTGTGGTTGTACTTATTGTTATTCTTGTGGATACAACAATAGTGCACCATAGTTTTTAAATAAAAATTAATATTCATATAAAATTAAAGTCGTAACAATGGCAACTGATACTGTTCACGAAATTGAAAACGAAATCGGAATGGAAGAATTGTGGGATGGAGGAGATTCTCCGTTTCGCTCGGAGTATGGAAAATTAATGATGTGGTATTTCCTACTCTCTGATGCTTTCACTTTTGCAGGATTCCTTATCGCTTATGGATCTTTGCGTTTTAGCATGAATGCGTGGCCTGTACCAGATCATGTATTTAGCACAGCTCCTTTTGGAATAGAAGGTGCTCCTCTTATTTTTGTTACATTCATGACTTTTGTTTTGATTGTAAGTTCAGTAACTGTTCTTAGAGCTGTTCAAGAAGGAAAATTAGAAAATGTTCACGGTGTTGTAAAATGGTTGTTCATCACGATTATTGGTGGTGGTATGTTTTTGGGTTGTCAAGCTTGGGAATGGACAAACTTGATTGC
It includes:
- the cyoE gene encoding heme o synthase, producing MATTNSKTVSTGSFLKQKINDYKLLTKVKLSGLVVFSACITYILGASTFNWQALVILGLGGFFVTGAANALNQVLEKDYDRLMKRTENRPIATGRMETSEAVLIAGLLSVAGLLLLSSFNPMTAVLGALSLVSYSFIYTPMKRVSPVAVWIGAIPGALPMAIGWVAAGNNLGPEAIFLFSLQFFWQFPHFWAIAWVAYKDYSKAGFYLLPSKKVDGRDKSTALQTIFYALCLLPMSFLPIYFNIAGYIACVVMLIMGIFYLTYAIKLYLECNDQAARKLMFASFAYLPVVLIVLVLDKI
- a CDS encoding cytochrome c oxidase subunit 3 codes for the protein MEMVASPKKIKRIHPKKFALWTAMVSMIMLFSAFTSAYLVRKAAGNWLSFPIVEEFFYSTGVILSSSVILHVAYKAFVAKNYGLYKVLLTVGFVLGISFVALQYMGWLALNDMGIFISTNQSSSFFVLLIGAHALHVIGGITALMISWIYALKRSTQAWTPKGQLRLELTFTYWHFVDILWLYLLLFLWIQQ